In Herpetosiphonaceae bacterium, a single window of DNA contains:
- a CDS encoding sigma-70 family RNA polymerase sigma factor, translating into MTHRVGMSQVKFKVRYHALLLREFTVADIIRATGLNPESVRTELQRMRQEGLLTSQPHSHSSPERHGRPALYRLTDDPEARLALSRSIEAFYPTPPASNRPTSRHYLAAQRLLDQALNTAHPQRQPLLTEAEQALDMAEHAEGGHAAPESVKAYMQYERARLDYLRGDYEQAARTFDILHEFFHATHDESMLKRVAEFQLCLKVRRRFAAKDVQSVGEAAVGWYLAEALIEQDYQADSPITSLLLPVLRQLSETASEKVSAALGKDLASGDRHAQLVGAQPDYPRHLVGKAITHLPPEQQQVITLKFFVGLSTREIAETLGRTEATIKALQQRAINQLQYLLLNGNQGSVL; encoded by the coding sequence ATGACCCACAGGGTTGGGATGAGTCAGGTCAAGTTCAAAGTACGCTACCACGCGCTGCTGCTCCGCGAGTTTACCGTCGCCGACATTATTCGCGCCACGGGCCTGAATCCAGAAAGCGTGCGGACGGAGCTTCAGCGCATGCGGCAGGAGGGCCTGCTCACATCGCAGCCGCACAGCCACTCGTCGCCGGAGAGACATGGCCGCCCGGCGCTCTACCGCCTGACGGACGATCCCGAAGCGCGCCTGGCGCTCTCACGCAGCATCGAGGCATTCTATCCCACGCCGCCCGCGTCCAATCGCCCGACCAGCCGCCACTATCTCGCGGCTCAACGTTTGCTCGATCAAGCTTTGAACACTGCCCATCCACAGCGCCAGCCGCTCCTCACCGAGGCCGAGCAGGCGCTCGACATGGCCGAGCACGCCGAAGGCGGCCATGCAGCGCCGGAATCCGTGAAAGCATACATGCAGTACGAGCGGGCGCGGCTGGACTATCTACGCGGCGACTACGAGCAGGCCGCGCGCACCTTCGACATCCTCCACGAGTTCTTCCACGCCACCCATGATGAATCCATGCTCAAGCGAGTCGCGGAGTTTCAGCTTTGCCTCAAGGTTCGGCGTCGCTTTGCGGCGAAAGATGTCCAGAGTGTCGGCGAGGCGGCGGTAGGGTGGTATCTGGCCGAGGCGCTGATCGAGCAGGACTACCAGGCCGATAGCCCGATCACGTCGCTCTTGCTGCCGGTGCTGCGTCAGCTCTCAGAAACGGCCAGCGAGAAAGTCAGCGCGGCGCTTGGCAAAGACCTTGCCAGCGGCGATCGGCACGCGCAGCTCGTCGGCGCGCAGCCCGACTATCCGCGACATCTGGTTGGCAAGGCGATCACCCATCTGCCGCCGGAGCAGCAGCAGGTGATCACGCTCAAGTTCTTCGTTGGGCTCTCCACCCGCGAGATCGCCGAGACGCTGGGCCGCACCGAGGCCACGATTAAGGCCCTGCAACAGCGCGCCATCAACCAGCTTCAATATCTGCTCCTCAACGGCAACCAGGGCAGCGTCCTGTAG
- a CDS encoding cysteine desulfurase-like protein, producing the protein MTPIDLSPYRAQFPALRLCQDDTPLVFFDNPGGTQVPESVADAMRRYLLTSNANVHGPFLTSRRTDEVLAEAHAAMADLLNAASPDEIIFGQNMTSLTFAMSRSLGRDLQPGDEIVVTALDHDANIAPWLALADRGARIHCVDVNPAGCTLDYEQMASLISERTRIVAVGLASNAVGTINDVRRVVEMARAVGALVFVDAVQGVPHLPVDVQDLGCDFLACSAYKFFGPHQGILWGRREHLERLHAYKVRPAPNELPGKWETGTQSHEGQAGTLAAVEYLAGIGRDHAACYQAETAGLSGRRRDLRAAMLAIRDYERQLSRHFLEQMSCVPDVSLYGIDDLERVAERVPTFAVTLPGYTPQQLSAALAERGFATWAGHYYALALVERLGTHETGGMLRIGAAHYNTAAEIDGMLAALSEIAAGT; encoded by the coding sequence ATGACACCGATTGATCTATCGCCGTATCGCGCGCAGTTTCCGGCTCTGCGCCTGTGCCAGGATGACACGCCGCTGGTCTTTTTCGATAATCCGGGCGGCACGCAGGTACCCGAGTCGGTGGCCGACGCGATGCGGCGCTATCTGCTGACATCGAATGCGAATGTTCACGGGCCGTTTCTCACCTCGCGCCGCACCGACGAGGTGCTTGCCGAGGCGCACGCGGCGATGGCCGATCTGCTCAACGCCGCCAGCCCCGACGAGATCATCTTCGGCCAAAACATGACATCGCTCACGTTCGCGATGTCGCGCTCGCTGGGCCGTGACCTTCAGCCAGGCGATGAGATCGTCGTGACGGCGCTGGACCACGATGCGAATATCGCGCCGTGGCTGGCGCTGGCCGACCGTGGCGCGCGCATCCACTGCGTCGATGTCAATCCCGCTGGCTGCACGCTGGACTACGAGCAGATGGCAAGCCTGATCTCCGAGCGCACCAGGATCGTCGCGGTCGGGCTGGCGAGCAACGCCGTCGGCACGATCAACGATGTGCGCCGGGTAGTTGAGATGGCGCGGGCGGTGGGCGCGCTGGTCTTTGTCGATGCGGTGCAGGGCGTGCCGCATCTGCCGGTGGATGTGCAAGACCTGGGCTGCGATTTTCTGGCCTGCTCCGCCTACAAGTTCTTCGGGCCGCACCAGGGCATTCTGTGGGGCAGGCGCGAGCACCTGGAGCGGCTCCATGCCTACAAGGTTCGTCCCGCGCCGAACGAGCTGCCGGGCAAGTGGGAGACGGGCACGCAGAGTCACGAGGGCCAGGCAGGAACGCTGGCAGCCGTCGAGTATCTGGCGGGGATCGGTCGCGATCATGCCGCGTGTTACCAGGCGGAGACAGCGGGCCTGAGCGGACGCCGCCGCGATCTGCGAGCCGCGATGCTGGCGATTCGCGACTACGAGCGGCAGTTGTCGCGGCATTTTCTGGAGCAGATGTCCTGTGTTCCAGACGTGTCGCTGTATGGCATCGACGATCTCGAACGAGTGGCCGAGCGCGTGCCGACGTTTGCGGTGACGCTGCCGGGCTACACGCCGCAGCAGCTCTCGGCGGCGCTGGCCGAGCGCGGCTTCGCAACCTGGGCCGGGCACTACTACGCCCTGGCGCTGGTCGAGCGGCTGGGCACGCATGAGACAGGCGGGATGCTGCGGATCGGTGCGGCGCACTACAACACGGCTGCGGAGATCGACGGTATGTTAGCGGCGCTGAGCGAGATTGCTGCTGGCACGTAG
- a CDS encoding VWA domain-containing protein, which produces MPNDVQLVTSWARTPLPAGTAQVAYLLIDAQPQAQMTTTVAPVNFCMVLDRSGSMDGAKMDNLKRAMVEVIATLRPDDIVSIVVFDETADVAVPSQPAADKAALNHRVEAIRVQGGTAMSTGLELGAAELRKSLAPDRISHLLLLTDGQTWGDEDRCRAIAQELGQVGVPITALGLGDEWNERLLDDLAAATGGTSDYIANPQDISRFFQRAAQAAQHTTVRNARLLIRLSSGVTPRAVYRVKPMIANLGYKPIGEREINIDLGDIQSDTGASVLAEVMIPARPEGEYRVAQAELTYDVPQEQRLDQRVRGDALLQLTGDASAVKADPAAMNLVERVTAFKLQTRALDEAAAGNTAGATQKLRSAATRLLDLGELELADTMNRAAEAINQGQAPTAADQKALTYKTRRLTLKELTSEQH; this is translated from the coding sequence ATGCCAAACGATGTTCAACTGGTGACAAGCTGGGCGCGTACGCCACTGCCAGCAGGAACGGCGCAGGTGGCCTATCTCTTGATCGACGCGCAGCCACAGGCGCAGATGACGACGACGGTCGCGCCGGTCAATTTTTGTATGGTGCTGGATCGCTCCGGCTCGATGGACGGGGCAAAGATGGATAATCTCAAGCGGGCGATGGTCGAGGTGATCGCCACGCTGCGGCCAGACGACATCGTCTCGATCGTGGTCTTCGACGAGACTGCGGATGTGGCCGTGCCGTCGCAGCCCGCCGCCGACAAGGCCGCGCTCAACCACCGCGTCGAGGCGATCCGCGTCCAGGGCGGCACCGCGATGTCGACGGGCCTTGAGCTGGGAGCGGCGGAGCTGCGCAAAAGCCTAGCGCCCGATCGGATCTCGCACCTGCTGCTGCTGACCGACGGCCAGACCTGGGGCGACGAAGATCGCTGCCGCGCCATCGCGCAGGAGCTTGGGCAGGTCGGCGTGCCGATCACCGCGCTGGGCCTCGGCGACGAGTGGAACGAGCGGCTGCTGGACGATCTGGCGGCGGCGACCGGCGGCACATCCGATTATATCGCCAATCCGCAGGATATTAGCCGCTTCTTCCAGCGAGCCGCGCAGGCCGCGCAGCATACCACCGTCCGCAACGCCCGCCTGCTGATTCGGCTCTCGTCGGGCGTCACGCCGCGCGCGGTCTATCGCGTCAAGCCGATGATCGCCAATCTGGGCTACAAGCCGATCGGCGAGCGCGAGATCAACATCGATCTGGGCGACATCCAGAGCGATACCGGCGCTTCGGTGCTGGCCGAGGTTATGATTCCGGCGCGTCCGGAGGGCGAGTACCGCGTGGCGCAGGCCGAGCTCACCTACGATGTGCCCCAGGAGCAGCGGCTCGACCAGCGGGTTCGCGGCGATGCGCTGCTTCAGCTTACCGGCGATGCCAGCGCGGTCAAGGCCGATCCCGCCGCGATGAATCTGGTCGAGCGTGTTACGGCCTTTAAGCTGCAAACACGCGCCCTGGATGAGGCCGCCGCCGGAAATACCGCAGGAGCGACCCAAAAGCTGCGCTCGGCGGCCACTCGCCTGCTCGACCTGGGCGAGCTTGAGCTGGCCGACACGATGAATCGCGCCGCCGAGGCGATCAACCAGGGCCAGGCTCCGACCGCCGCCGATCAGAAGGCGCTGACCTACAAGACGCGGCGCTTGACGCTGAAAGAATTGACGAGTGAGCAGCATTAG
- a CDS encoding VWA domain-containing protein, translated as MPGEIQLRQTLARPYMPATQTPQVAYVLIEVIPTAVTASVQMPVNVAFVLDRSGSMRGNKLRAMKQAVGLALDQLNDSDTVSLTIFNHETAVLVPTTPATNRNAIMRLVDGIRDEGGTKISRALYAGLTELTRAPQGGLSRLVLLTDGETDKDEADCLKLADEAGANGVPITAFGIGNEWNDRLLTDIGQRSHGEVEHLKRPEEIEDNFQQVVQQAQSAVFQNANATIRLVSGVTPRAAWQVVPLIKNLGYKPLADRAVVVPLEQLEKDSRRVLLLEMMVDPKPAGQYRIGQIEVSYDIPMLGIQSGRERIDLILTVTTDQALTQQVNPQVMNIVEKVTAFKLQTRALDDVEAGNIAGATQKLQGAVTRLLNSGETELAQTVQQEATKLEQSGQLSSEGAKTIRFGSRKTVRLSDLDLPK; from the coding sequence ATGCCTGGAGAGATTCAACTACGTCAGACATTGGCGCGACCGTACATGCCCGCCACGCAAACGCCGCAGGTAGCGTATGTGCTGATTGAGGTCATCCCGACAGCGGTCACGGCCAGCGTCCAGATGCCGGTCAACGTCGCCTTTGTGCTCGATCGTAGCGGCTCGATGCGCGGCAATAAGCTGCGGGCAATGAAGCAGGCTGTCGGCCTGGCGCTCGACCAGCTCAACGACAGCGATACCGTCTCGCTCACGATCTTCAATCACGAGACGGCGGTGCTCGTGCCGACCACGCCCGCGACCAATCGCAACGCGATCATGCGGCTGGTCGACGGTATTCGCGACGAGGGCGGTACCAAGATCAGCCGGGCGCTCTACGCCGGACTGACCGAGCTGACGCGCGCGCCGCAGGGCGGCCTTTCGCGGCTGGTGCTGCTGACGGACGGCGAAACCGATAAGGACGAGGCCGATTGCCTCAAGCTCGCCGACGAGGCAGGCGCAAACGGCGTGCCGATCACCGCGTTTGGCATCGGCAACGAGTGGAACGATCGGCTGCTGACCGATATCGGGCAGCGCAGCCACGGCGAGGTCGAGCATCTTAAGCGGCCTGAGGAGATCGAGGATAACTTTCAGCAGGTGGTGCAGCAGGCGCAGAGCGCGGTCTTCCAGAACGCCAACGCGACGATCCGGCTGGTCAGCGGTGTGACGCCGCGCGCCGCATGGCAGGTGGTGCCGCTGATCAAAAACCTGGGCTACAAGCCGCTGGCCGATCGGGCCGTGGTGGTGCCGCTCGAGCAACTGGAGAAGGACTCGCGGCGGGTGCTCCTGCTGGAGATGATGGTCGATCCCAAGCCCGCAGGACAGTACCGCATCGGCCAGATCGAGGTCAGCTACGACATTCCCATGCTCGGCATCCAGAGCGGTCGCGAGCGCATCGATCTGATCCTGACGGTGACAACCGACCAGGCGCTCACGCAGCAGGTCAATCCACAGGTCATGAACATTGTGGAGAAAGTGACCGCCTTCAAGCTGCAAACGCGCGCCCTGGACGATGTCGAGGCGGGTAATATCGCCGGGGCGACGCAGAAGCTCCAGGGCGCGGTGACACGTCTGCTCAACAGCGGCGAGACTGAGCTGGCGCAGACGGTGCAGCAGGAGGCGACCAAGCTTGAGCAATCGGGGCAATTGTCGTCCGAGGGCGCGAAGACGATCCGCTTCGGCTCGCGCAAGACGGTGCGGCTGAGCGATCTCGATCTGCCGAAGTAG
- a CDS encoding CpXC domain-containing protein gives MARSHNETADLRCPTCGQPFTAEVWLVVDRGERPDLARLIMDGDLNVARCPHCGAEGGVNHPLLFHDSAREQVLVALPLTVQGPDAARELVGDLLRRLLDALPDDERRPYLGEIELVPELDGLRAFLIEQALAEDASAQDHLTAIAVQDLLNVGHERDFQRVIAEHRGLLLTDRAEDALDQIFKAARRSQDRELQRRAQEAKAVLSSMRSIVIHRRSTLNALLDDLAPLSDEEIAVLPQLKRMLEAIDPQEVYAARITLTPEQQAIVDRLIERLAERAGQEREMEALTFLRNLALLPQQ, from the coding sequence ATGGCTCGATCGCACAACGAAACTGCCGATCTGCGCTGTCCCACCTGCGGACAGCCGTTCACCGCCGAGGTCTGGCTGGTCGTCGATCGGGGGGAGCGCCCCGATCTGGCTCGTCTGATCATGGACGGCGATTTGAACGTTGCCCGCTGCCCGCACTGCGGCGCGGAGGGCGGCGTCAATCATCCGCTCCTGTTTCACGACAGCGCTCGCGAGCAAGTGCTGGTCGCGCTGCCGCTGACGGTCCAGGGGCCGGATGCAGCGCGCGAGCTGGTGGGCGATCTCTTGCGGCGGCTGCTCGATGCGCTGCCGGACGATGAGCGCAGGCCGTACCTGGGCGAGATCGAGCTGGTGCCTGAGCTGGACGGGCTGCGGGCGTTCCTGATCGAGCAGGCGCTAGCGGAGGATGCCAGCGCGCAGGATCATCTGACGGCGATTGCGGTGCAAGATCTGCTGAACGTCGGCCACGAGCGCGATTTTCAGCGCGTGATCGCCGAGCATCGCGGGCTGCTGCTGACCGATCGCGCCGAGGATGCGCTCGACCAGATCTTCAAGGCCGCGCGGCGCTCCCAGGATCGCGAGCTGCAACGCCGGGCGCAGGAGGCGAAAGCCGTGCTCAGCAGCATGCGCTCGATCGTGATCCACCGGCGGTCCACGCTCAACGCGCTGCTCGACGATCTGGCTCCGCTGAGCGATGAGGAGATTGCCGTTTTGCCGCAGCTCAAACGTATGCTTGAGGCGATCGATCCCCAGGAAGTCTATGCTGCCCGTATCACGCTGACGCCGGAGCAGCAGGCAATCGTGGATCGGCTGATCGAGCGGCTGGCGGAGCGGGCGGGCCAGGAGCGCGAGATGGAAGCGCTGACGTTTCTGCGGAATCTGGCGCTGCTGCCCCAGCAGTAA